A region of bacterium DNA encodes the following proteins:
- a CDS encoding phage tail protein yields the protein MPQDPYANFRFLVEIEGMTQAGFTECSGLGASVDVITYREGGEPRTVRKLPGLVRYSNIVLRWGITDSDELYQWFRGVVAGTIQRKNGSIILLDQDGTPKVRWNFVRAWPARWEGPALAGEGAQAAIETLEIAHEGIERAP from the coding sequence ATGCCCCAGGATCCATACGCGAACTTCAGGTTCCTTGTAGAGATCGAGGGAATGACCCAGGCAGGCTTCACCGAGTGCTCCGGGCTCGGGGCCAGCGTCGACGTCATCACCTACCGCGAAGGAGGAGAGCCCCGCACCGTCCGAAAATTGCCCGGCCTCGTCCGGTACAGCAACATCGTCCTCCGGTGGGGAATCACCGACTCGGACGAGTTGTACCAATGGTTTCGGGGTGTCGTCGCGGGCACCATCCAGCGCAAGAACGGGTCGATCATCTTGCTCGACCAGGACGGGACCCCCAAGGTGCGGTGGAATTTCGTCCGCGCATGGCCGGCGAGGTGGGAGGGACCGGCGCTAGCCGGGGAGGGCGCCCAGGCCGCCATCGAGACCCTCGAGATCGCCCACGAGGGCATCGAGCGTGCCCC
- the selD gene encoding selenide, water dikinase SelD has protein sequence MDDRDRIRLTSMVACAGUASKLSPTDLAQVLRHLPPVTDPAVLVATNTADDAGVYRLAPDLALVQTVDFFTPIVDEPYWFGAIAAANALSDIYAMGGTPRLALNIAGFPRAKLPLEILGEILRGGGEKCAEAGVAIIGGHTIDDPEPKYGLAVTGTIHPDRIVTNASARPGDRLVLTKPLGMGVITTGIKQQRTSRATIDEAIRIMATLNRAAAQAMIDVGVSAATDVTGFGLLGHLHEMTRAAAVRARVRLRAVPVLEEAWALARARVIPAGTLRNRAGLGGAVAWEGIDEDGQILLCDAQTSGGLLIAVPPARLDALLRALRAGGISEPAVVGEITSPGEGEITVVVE, from the coding sequence ATGGATGACCGTGACCGGATCCGGCTCACCTCGATGGTGGCCTGCGCCGGCTGAGCGTCAAAACTGAGTCCGACCGACCTGGCGCAGGTCCTGCGCCATCTTCCTCCGGTAACTGATCCTGCCGTCCTCGTGGCCACGAACACGGCGGACGACGCGGGGGTGTACCGCCTTGCCCCCGACCTGGCCCTCGTGCAGACCGTGGATTTCTTCACCCCCATCGTCGACGAGCCGTACTGGTTCGGGGCGATCGCCGCCGCGAACGCGCTCAGCGACATCTACGCGATGGGGGGGACGCCTCGCCTGGCGCTCAACATCGCCGGGTTTCCGCGGGCGAAGCTGCCGCTCGAGATTCTCGGGGAGATCCTGCGGGGAGGGGGGGAGAAGTGTGCCGAGGCCGGGGTGGCGATCATCGGCGGCCACACGATCGACGATCCCGAGCCGAAGTACGGGTTGGCGGTGACCGGGACCATCCACCCCGACCGGATCGTCACGAACGCCTCGGCCCGCCCCGGCGACCGGTTGGTGCTCACGAAGCCTTTGGGGATGGGGGTCATCACGACCGGGATCAAACAGCAGCGGACGTCGCGGGCGACGATCGACGAGGCGATTCGGATCATGGCCACGCTCAACCGGGCCGCGGCGCAGGCCATGATCGACGTGGGGGTTTCCGCCGCGACCGATGTCACGGGGTTCGGGCTGCTCGGTCACCTGCACGAGATGACGCGCGCCGCCGCGGTGCGGGCACGCGTCCGGCTCCGCGCCGTGCCCGTGCTCGAGGAGGCGTGGGCGTTGGCGCGGGCGCGGGTGATCCCCGCGGGCACCCTCCGGAACCGCGCGGGGCTGGGGGGAGCGGTGGCCTGGGAAGGGATCGACGAGGACGGCCAGATCCTCCTCTGCGACGCGCAGACGTCCGGCGGTCTCCTGATCGCCGTGCCCCCGGCGCGGCTCGACGCCCTCCTTCGGGCGCTCCGCGCGGGGGGAATCTCGGAGCCGGCGGTCGTCGGCGAGATCACCTCGCCGGGGGAGGGGGAGATCACGGTGGTGGTGGAATAG